The Campylobacter sp. CN_NE2 region CAGTCGATAGAGCCAAATAAGCAAGAGCGCCAGCAATAAATAACGCTAACACCAAGTAAGTATTTGCACTACTTCCTTTGCTTTCAAACCAAGAATCAATTTTATCAAGTGTAGTCTGCTTTCTCATTACTCCACCTCCACGCTAACATTGCTGTCATAAACAACTGTATGTTCATTTTCATTTAAAATAATAGATCTAGTATAAACAGAATATGGTCTAGTCTCACTAATATTCTTCAAAAGCTCAGTCATTTGTTTATCATTTCTAGTATTGACATTTACCGTTAAGTTTCTATCATCTGTTTTGATGCTTTGAATATTGCCTTGACTACCAACAACCATATTCGATAAATCATGAATAGCAATTGCCTTCATCGCATAATTTATCTTTTTATCAAAAATTCCATCCAACAAACTAAGCCTATCTGTCAATATTTTATTTTCTCTTGCAAAATCTTCTCTTGTTTGCGTAATTTGTTTATTTAAATTTTCATCAATACCCTTGACTTTATTAAGTTCAGCATTTACTTGCGCATACTCTGCTTCTTTTTGATCTGAAATCAAGCTATTGTAGTACCCATGACCATATTGATACAAAGGATAAGCTGCACCAAGCAACAGGCCAAGTGCGATATAACCAAAAAGCTTACCACTATTTCTTTGTGTTATCGGCGGTGGTCTTTTAAACGGAGAGTAGTTGTGCTCTTCGTCTTTATTGGCAAGGAAATTTTGAGCCGTTAAAAACATCAAAGTATCAAGCTGTGTAAGCTCAAATTCTTTGGCATTTTTTGCAACACTAAAATTAAATTCTTTATATGTTAAATTTAGCGTATTTTCTACAAAAACTTCGATACCTGGAATCTTACCAACATCACTACCAAAATATATATTTTGGATTCTGATATTATAAATTTTGTTCAAAGAATTGATAATATCGTTAATATAATAGAACATATCATCAAAAATTTGAATCATATAATCTCGTTCAGCCGGACTTTCCAAATTTGCACCGTAAGTGGATAACATCATATTAAATGTGTTTTCTTCAAGCTTACTTCCAGTTAATTCTGCAAATTTATCACTTAAAAATTTAAGATTGTATCTTAGTTGGCGAGATTGAAAATATTCGCCGTTTTGATACACAACCAAAAACGCATCTTCTCGTTGCAAATAGATAAAACAATCTGTCCCTTCTTTTGTCAAAAGCCCTCTGCTATATAGACTTTCATACAAGAAAGGCGCAATCGCAACATAATCAAGATAACCAGTTCGTGCAGCAATCGCATCAAACTGAGTATTTAAAAGTTGGTTATCGACGACGAAAACATTAAATGCTCTCTCGTCGCTACTTGCACCGACAACTTCAAGATATGTAATCTTGTAATCCAAAGTAGCATCAAGCCCAAGCTCTTCATAGACCTTAATAACGATAGCATCCAACAAATCCGCATCTTCAACAGATCGCGGAATCTCGACGGTTGTCGTTATAATGTCTTTAAAAGGAATATAAGAGATGTAAGTCTCTTTTGCTCGGCTAGATCTTCCGAAATCGTGTTCAAAGATCTCGTTGCCACTTAACCCGAATATGGTCTGCGTGACCTTGTTAATTGCAACTATAGAGTTTGCATTACTACTATTCTTAGCCATCTTTTTTCCACTTTATAAAGAAATTTGCTTATAGTTTAATCAAAAACAAACAAAATGTCAATAGATAAAATGGCTTTTTATGCTATTTTCGTCGTTTTTCCACGATTTTTTAACAAAAACGCTTAATTTGACATAAATTTTAACCTTAGAAAAAGCTGAAATTAACTTTTTCGATTTTATGCCTATTCGCTTGATTGTATCGCCGTTTTTACCGATTAAAATCTGTTTATGAGATTGCGTATCAGTTATAATTTTGGCATAAATTGAAATTAAATTTGGAGTTTCATTTACTTTTTCTATGATAACATCTGTCGAATACGGAAGTTCGCTGTTTGTGTTTTCAAAGATACTTTCAAGGATAAAATCCCTATAAATATCCCTTAAATTTGTGCTGCTTATGAGTTCGGGGTCATAAAAATACTCATGTTCTGGCAAAAATTTGCAAATTTCATCTAAAATTTGGCGTTTGAAAACATTTTTTTTAATATTTATAGGTATTATTGCGCCAAATTTATCTTGGAATTTTTGATATTCACTTAGTTTTTTCACGATTTTTTCGTCATTTGCTTCATCAATCTTAGTTAAAAGCACGATATGATTTACACCATTATGCAAATTTAAAAACTTTTCATAATTTTCAGTGCTATCGTGGATTGGTGCTAAAAATAGCACCAAATCGCTATCCCCGATCGCATTTAGTGCAACCTCAACCATGATTTTATTCATCATTTTATTGCTCTCATGCAGTCCCGGCGTATCGACAAATATAATTTGGTCGTCGCCGTGCATAACTATTCCGTTGATTTTACGGCGCGTTGCATTTACTTTGTGTGAGACAAGCGAAATTTTTTCGCCCAAAATGTAGTTTAAAAATGAGCTTTTCCCTGCATTTGTGCGACCGATTAGACTAACAAATCCACTTTTCATTATAATATATACTTCGCTAAATCTTCATCTTTGACGATTTCATCAAGCTTTTCATCGACAAATTTATCATCGATTACCACTTTTTGACCTTTAAATCCGTCGGCTTCATAGCTAATATCTTCAAGCACTTTTTCCATCACCGTATGAAGTCTTCTAGCGCCTATATCTTCGACTTTTTCGTTTGTTTTTGCGGCATTTTTTGCAATCGCTTTTATTCCGCTATCACTAAATTCAAGCTCTACACCCTCTGTGGCAAGAAGCGCGATATATTGTTTGATTAACGAATTTTTTGGTTTTGTTAAAATTTCACAAAGCGCATTTTCGTCCAAACTATCAAGCTCTACACGCAAAGGAAATCTACCTTGAAGCTCAGGAATCAAATCGCTTGGTTTGCTTATATGAAACGCCCCTGCTGCGATAAATAAAATGTGGTCTGTATTGATATTTCCATATTTTGTGCTAACGCTCGAACCTTCTACGATAGGAAGCAAATCTCTTTGAACGCCCTCTTTGCTAGGATCTTGGCGAGAGCCCGAATTTGCACTCACAGCGACTTTATCGATCTCGTCGATAAAAATAATACCTTCATTTTCGCTTCTTCGCACGGCTTCTGCCTTTATGCGCTCTATATCTAAAATTTTATCACTTGCTTCGTTTCTAAGAGCCACTTTTGCGTCTTTGATTTTCATCTCTTTTTTGCTTTTTTTACTGCTTATACCGATGACTTTGATAAAACTTTCTTGCATATTTGCCATTTCAGGCGGTAAATTTGAATTTGCTTCAAATGTATTTTCGCTGATTTCAATCTCAATCATCAAATCATCTAAATCGCCGTTTTTAAATTTAGTTGCCATTTTTTCATAACTTTTAGCATAATCAGCGTTTTTTTCTTCACTTGCTCCACGCGGTAGTGGCGGAAGAAGTTTTTCTAAAATTTTCTTTTCTATATATTCATCGATTTTTTCTTTGTTTTTTTCAAATTCTTCGCTTCGCACCAAATTTATAGCTGCACTTACCAAATCCCTAACCATAGATTCGACATCTCGTCCCACAAAGCCGACTTCTGTGTATTTGCTAGCTTCGACTTTGATAAAAGGCAAACCAAACATCTTTGAAAGTCTTCGCGCTATTTCAGTTTTTCCAACGCCCGTCGAGCCTATCATTAAGATATTTTTTGGGATTATCTCATTTTTCATCTCATCATCTAGTTGCATTCGGCGATAGCGATTGCGAAGTGCTACTGCGATAACCTTTTTGGCTTTACTTTGACCGATTACATAATCGTCTAAATTTTTTACTATTTCTCTTGGTGTCATCATTTATTTATTGTCCCAGATTGCATAAGTTTTAATGTTTTCATTTGTATAAATGCAAATTTCAGCCGCTATTTTTAGGCTCTCTTTGACTAGTTCTTCTTCATTTAAATTTCCAAATTTATCTAAAGCCCTAGCTGCGCTTAAAGCGTAGTTTCCACCGCTTCCGATTGCGACGATTTTTCCGTCATCCGGTTCGACGACATCGCCCGTGCCGCTTAGTAAGAAAATATGCTTTCTATCGATAACTATCATCATGGCTTCAAGTTTTCGCAAATATTTATCTTTTCGCCACTCTTTGCTAAATTCGACAACGGCTTTTAAAAGTTCGCCTTTTGCGTTATCAAGGCATTTTTCAAACATATCAAAAAGATTAAACGCATCAGCCGTGCTTCCTGCAAACCCTGCTAAAACGCTCTCATCTTTGCCTATTTTGCGAATTTTGGTCGCTTTTCCTTTTAAAACGGTGTTTCCAAATGTAACCTGCCCGTCTCCGCCGATAACAGAAGCATTTTTGCCTTTGTAGGCAAGTATGGTTGTAGCTTCAAACATTACAAACCTACCACTTCGATTTCAAATTTAGCACTTATGCCGTGTTTAAATTTAGCACTCACATCGTAAATTCCTGTGGTTTTGATAGTGCCAAATTCCAAGATTTTTTTATCGACTTCAAAGCCTTTTTGCTCTTTTAGGGCATTTGCGATGTCATCTTTGGTAACAGCTCCAAAAAGTCCGCCATTTTCGCCGACTTGTTTTGCCACCTTTACACGCACTTTTTCAAGCTGAGTTTTTAGCAAATTTAGTGTTTCGATTTCACTTTGTTTAAGCTCGGCTTCTTTTCTTTTTCCTGCTTCAAATTTACGCAAAACTTCGGTTGTAGCAGCCAGTGCAAAGCCTTTTCCGATTAAAAAATTATTTCCGTATCCGTCTTTTACTTCTTTGATTTCCCCTGCTTTTCCAAGCCCTTTGACATCTTTTATAAGTAAAACTTTCATCAAATTTTCCTTTTAAATTTAGAATTTTCGACCGCTTTTTCCTGCGATGATAAAACGCAAAGCATTTAGTTTGATAAAGCCTTCTGCGTCTTTTTGGTTATAAACTGCATCTTCTTCAAATGTGCTAAAATCGACATTGAAAAGACTATCACTTTTGCTTTCTCTGCCTATTACGCTTACGCTTCCTTTGTAAAGTTCAAGCCTAACGGTGCCATTTACGCACTCTTGCGATTTATCTATCAAAGCTTGAAGCATAATGCGTTCAGGGCTAAACCAAAAGCCGTTGTAGATTAACTCGGCATATTTTGGCATAAGTTCGTCTTTTAGGTGAGCGGCACCTCTATCAATCGTAATACTTTCAATCGCTCTGTGAGCTTTTAGCATTATCGTTCCGCCCGGAGTTTCGTAACAACCCCTGCTTTTCATACCGACGAAGCGATTTTCGACGATGTCAAGTCTGCCTATGCCGTGTTTTGCACCAAGATTATTTAGCTCATTTAGCATTTCGTGTGGTTTTAGTTTTTTGCCGTTTAATGCGACAGGATCGCCATTTTTATACTCGATTTCGATGATTTCACTCTCATTTGGTGCTTTTTTAGGATCGGTTGTCCATCGCCACATATCATCTTCCGGGGCGTGGTTTGGATCTTCTAAAACTAGTCCTTCATACGAAATATGAAGCAAATTTGCATCCATCGAATACGGCGATTTTCCTGCTTTTTTTACGATTTCTATGCCATGTTTGCTAGCGTATGCTAAAAGTTTTTCACGACTATTTAAATCCCACTCACGCCATGGTGCGATAACCTTTATATCAGGTTTTAACGCATAAGCTCCAAGCTCAAAGCGGACTTGGTCGTTTCCTTTGCCGGTAGCTCCGTGGCTGATAGCATCAGCCCCTGTTTTATTTGCGATTTCGACAAGTCTTTTTGCAATAAGCGGTCTAGCGATACTAGTTCCTAGCAGATACTCGCCCTCATAAATCGCATTTGCCCTAAACATAGGGAAAACATAGTCGCGGACGAATTCTTCTCGCAAATCTTCGATAAAAATATTTTCTGCTTTTATGCCTAGTTTTAGGGCTTTGTCTTTTACGGGCGCTAGGTCTTCGTTCTGACCGATGTCTGCTGTGAAAGTAACCACTTCGCAACCATAGTTATCGCCAAGCCATTTTAAAATAATGCTAGTATCTAGCCCACCGGAATATGCCAAAACTACCTTTTTTACGCTATTTTTTTCTGCCATTTTTAAACCTTTTAAGTAAATTTAACTGCTTATTTTAGCCAAAATTTTGTTTAAAACTTCTGAAATTTATTAATATTGGAATTTTTACATTTTTTCTGTATTTAAAATTTTTTGTATCTGTGAATTTATCGCATTTTCATCAAAAATTTCAAAAAACAAAATTTGCAATTCCTTTTTATTTGCTTTATAAAAGTATTTTAAATCATCTTTTTTCCCTATTTTTGGATAAATCAAAACATTTTTTTGACTTTTATATTTTTCGGCATAAGCAAAAATCTGATACAAATCGCTCTGCGAAATATCATCTTTTATGCTTTTTATGATTTTCCATTTTGTATCCAAAATTATAGTATTTTCGCCTTTAATCGCCAAAATATCGGGTCGCATTTTAAACAAATTCTCTCCGCCGTTATCCGCCAAAAGATACTTACTCGAATTTTGCGTTTTTATCTCAAATTCGCTATGTTTTTTAAAATAGTCCGCCACAAAGCTCTCAAAAAGCAAATTCATATCAAAAAGCAGGGCAAAAGCCTTATCGCTTCCGCTATACTGCGTAAAACTTTCGTTTTTTAGGAAAATTTTGCACCACGCAAGGGCGATTTCATATCTGCTAAAATGGCGTGAGCTTTGGCATTTTGAGAAATCTGCGCTTAAATTTTTGCTCTCTAAAATATCAGAAAAAACAAATTTCGCATTTGCTAATCTTGCCGTTGTTTTAGCGCTAAAACCAAATTTAAAAAGCAAATTTAACGCACTTACGATAATGCGATTTTCAGGTATATTTGCTATAAATTCATCGGCGTTTGTATAAAATCTCTCTTTGTGGATTAAATTTGCCTTTAAATGCTCGTTAAAAAGTAATTTTCCTTTTAAAAAGTGCCTGTTTTGGCTGATTTCGACATAGTTGTTTTTGATACCACTTTTTATGATTATATCAAGTTCATCTAAGAACATAATTGCAAAAATTTCTAAGAGCGGAAAGTTTTTGGCTTTTAAATTTGCCATTTGTGTCCGTTTAAACGGCGAATTTTTAAGCGTTTTTAGCATTTTAAAAAGCAAATCTCGGGATTTTTTGCTATCAAATTCATCATCTTTTTCAAAAATTTTTGGCAAAATCTCCAAAACAAAACCGCTTTTGGTTTGGATTAAGCCGACGAAATTTTTAGCTTTTAAGGTATGCGAATTTACAAAACCGATAAATTTATCGTTGCCGTAGCCGTGAGCGAAATCCACAAGCTCAGCAAAGGCTTTTTTAGCTTTTTCGCTTCCAATTACGCCAGATATTTCATTTTCGCCAAATCTTTGCCACTCGGCAATTTGCAAACTATTCATAAATATTTTTACAAATTTCTATAAATTTTTCATCATTTAATTCATCAAATTTGCAAATTTGATAAACCATTTTACCATCATCGATAAAGCTAAATTCTCCGTTAAATTTAGGCTTTGGTTTGTCGGTTATCATACCATTATCGTTCAAAACAGCTCGAATTTTTTCATAATCATCATAAAAATATTCTTGCAAAAGCGGAATAATTTTATTTTTAAAGGCTTTTCGCAAATCGCTTAAATTCGCAACGCCGATAAAATAAGCATGACCGATTGTATGCTCTCTATCGAGCAAAAATTCTATTCTTTCGTTAATCGCATTTAAAAGCTTTTGCAAATTTACGCCGTCGATATTTTCGCTTAAATTTTCAGCTTTTGGCATCATCTCCACAAACTCAAATCGTCTTCTAAGAGCGGTATCGATTAAGGCGATAGAGCGGTCCGCTGTATTCATAGTGCCGATTATATAAAGATTTTTTGGCACTCCAAAACCTTTGCCGTTATCAAATTTTTTGCCACTATACGGCAACGCAACCCTTAATTCTTCGGGATTTTTTATGCGTTTGCTTTCTTCTATCAGCGTAATCAACTCGCCAAAAATCTTTGAGATATTTCCGCGATTGATTTCGTCTATGATTAGGATATATGGCTCTTGTTTAATTCTTTGTATGGCTTCGATAATTAAATTTTTATTTGTTTTTACTTGTTGAAATGTTTTTATGCCAAAATTAACTTCATCGAATTTTATATAGCTATCCGTATCTTTTGCATACCAAAGCCACTTAATTTTTCTATAAATTTTTTCCTTTTCTTCTTTTATAATATTTTCTATAATGCCAAATGCTCGTATTGTTTTACTTTTGCCATTTGTAGAAGTTGGGATAACTATATAATGTCCATTTTGAGCCGAATTTTTAAGTTCATCATAGCCATAATTCTTGAAAGTATAAAC contains the following coding sequences:
- the era gene encoding GTPase Era, encoding MKSGFVSLIGRTNAGKSSFLNYILGEKISLVSHKVNATRRKINGIVMHGDDQIIFVDTPGLHESNKMMNKIMVEVALNAIGDSDLVLFLAPIHDSTENYEKFLNLHNGVNHIVLLTKIDEANDEKIVKKLSEYQKFQDKFGAIIPINIKKNVFKRQILDEICKFLPEHEYFYDPELISSTNLRDIYRDFILESIFENTNSELPYSTDVIIEKVNETPNLISIYAKIITDTQSHKQILIGKNGDTIKRIGIKSKKLISAFSKVKIYVKLSVFVKKSWKNDENSIKSHFIY
- a CDS encoding argininosuccinate synthase; the encoded protein is MAEKNSVKKVVLAYSGGLDTSIILKWLGDNYGCEVVTFTADIGQNEDLAPVKDKALKLGIKAENIFIEDLREEFVRDYVFPMFRANAIYEGEYLLGTSIARPLIAKRLVEIANKTGADAISHGATGKGNDQVRFELGAYALKPDIKVIAPWREWDLNSREKLLAYASKHGIEIVKKAGKSPYSMDANLLHISYEGLVLEDPNHAPEDDMWRWTTDPKKAPNESEIIEIEYKNGDPVALNGKKLKPHEMLNELNNLGAKHGIGRLDIVENRFVGMKSRGCYETPGGTIMLKAHRAIESITIDRGAAHLKDELMPKYAELIYNGFWFSPERIMLQALIDKSQECVNGTVRLELYKGSVSVIGRESKSDSLFNVDFSTFEEDAVYNQKDAEGFIKLNALRFIIAGKSGRKF
- the rplI gene encoding 50S ribosomal protein L9, with translation MKVLLIKDVKGLGKAGEIKEVKDGYGNNFLIGKGFALAATTEVLRKFEAGKRKEAELKQSEIETLNLLKTQLEKVRVKVAKQVGENGGLFGAVTKDDIANALKEQKGFEVDKKILEFGTIKTTGIYDVSAKFKHGISAKFEIEVVGL
- the hslU gene encoding HslU--HslV peptidase ATPase subunit: MMTPREIVKNLDDYVIGQSKAKKVIAVALRNRYRRMQLDDEMKNEIIPKNILMIGSTGVGKTEIARRLSKMFGLPFIKVEASKYTEVGFVGRDVESMVRDLVSAAINLVRSEEFEKNKEKIDEYIEKKILEKLLPPLPRGASEEKNADYAKSYEKMATKFKNGDLDDLMIEIEISENTFEANSNLPPEMANMQESFIKVIGISSKKSKKEMKIKDAKVALRNEASDKILDIERIKAEAVRRSENEGIIFIDEIDKVAVSANSGSRQDPSKEGVQRDLLPIVEGSSVSTKYGNINTDHILFIAAGAFHISKPSDLIPELQGRFPLRVELDSLDENALCEILTKPKNSLIKQYIALLATEGVELEFSDSGIKAIAKNAAKTNEKVEDIGARRLHTVMEKVLEDISYEADGFKGQKVVIDDKFVDEKLDEIVKDEDLAKYIL
- the hslV gene encoding ATP-dependent protease subunit HslV — translated: MFEATTILAYKGKNASVIGGDGQVTFGNTVLKGKATKIRKIGKDESVLAGFAGSTADAFNLFDMFEKCLDNAKGELLKAVVEFSKEWRKDKYLRKLEAMMIVIDRKHIFLLSGTGDVVEPDDGKIVAIGSGGNYALSAARALDKFGNLNEEELVKESLKIAAEICIYTNENIKTYAIWDNK
- a CDS encoding McrC family protein, with protein sequence MNSLQIAEWQRFGENEISGVIGSEKAKKAFAELVDFAHGYGNDKFIGFVNSHTLKAKNFVGLIQTKSGFVLEILPKIFEKDDEFDSKKSRDLLFKMLKTLKNSPFKRTQMANLKAKNFPLLEIFAIMFLDELDIIIKSGIKNNYVEISQNRHFLKGKLLFNEHLKANLIHKERFYTNADEFIANIPENRIIVSALNLLFKFGFSAKTTARLANAKFVFSDILESKNLSADFSKCQSSRHFSRYEIALAWCKIFLKNESFTQYSGSDKAFALLFDMNLLFESFVADYFKKHSEFEIKTQNSSKYLLADNGGENLFKMRPDILAIKGENTIILDTKWKIIKSIKDDISQSDLYQIFAYAEKYKSQKNVLIYPKIGKKDDLKYFYKANKKELQILFFEIFDENAINSQIQKILNTEKM